The following DNA comes from Deltaproteobacteria bacterium.
CCTCCAGCGGATAGGCCGGGACCGCGAACACCGACTGGGGCGAGAAGAGGAGGGCGCCGTACTCGCCGCGCTTGACGAGCACGCTCCGCGCCCCGAGCTCGAGGATGCGGCGCGCGGCGCGCGCCACGTTGTGCTCGCCGGAGAGGAGACGCGCCTCCTCGTCGTTCACCACCAGCAGGTCGACGCGCGGGAGGAGGGCCTCGAGCGGCTCCCGCGCGCTCGCGATCCAGTGGTTCATCGTGTCGCAGGCCACGATGCGCGGGTCGTGGAACTGCTCGAGCACGCTCTCCTGGAGCTCGGGATCGATGTTGGCGAGGAAGACGAAGGGCGATGCGCGCAGCGCCTCGGAGAGGCGCGGCCGGAAGTCGGCGAACACGTTCAGCTCGAGGGCGAGGGTGTCCCGCACGTTCATGTCCTCGTGGTACCGCCCACTCCAGCGGAAGGTCCGCCCGGGGCGCACCTCGAGGCCGGAGAGGTCGATGCCGCGGGAGGCGAGGTAGTCGCGCTCGGCCTCGGGGAAGTCCTCGCCCACGACGGCGACCAGGGCGACCGGCGCGAAGAAGCTCGCGGCGACCGCGAAGTGCGCAGCCGAGCCGCC
Coding sequences within:
- a CDS encoding sugar kinase, translating into MSADAITVVGSVAFDTIETPLGRAEGVLGGSAAHFAVAASFFAPVALVAVVGEDFPEAERDYLASRGIDLSGLEVRPGRTFRWSGRYHEDMNVRDTLALELNVFADFRPRLSEALRASPFVFLANIDPELQESVLEQFHDPRIVACDTMNHWIASAREPLEALLPRVDLLVVNDEEARLLSGEHNVARAARRILELGARSVLVKRGEYGALLFSPQSVFAVPAYPLEEVFDPTGAGDAFAGGLMGYLAATGERSEGGLRRAIVFGSVLASFVVEDFGGQRLRTLTRDDIDGRYRQFVALTEF